In one Pogona vitticeps strain Pit_001003342236 chromosome 14, PviZW2.1, whole genome shotgun sequence genomic region, the following are encoded:
- the LOC144584735 gene encoding uncharacterized protein LOC144584735 isoform X2 codes for MEQMRAKLQEAEEQQGILRAEERKFGAELAERSLAMEVASMARQLQDLLPRKAGRLSFSQGPHRSPAVFSSGHTLPAVREICQDTQHYLQELRHEAEMQEHEILPVQKEKGCYPHLRSSCSRLLNGTSFSSQSGFSTPKLLRLLQGQIRDLRAEKAGYHGGSPDHLCVFREDLANTDTEAKGNRLWGPHPLHCMGKAPGIRTPTGSGEEQDSKQAAKELPTHGALFAAGTMTFQCSRCFGLQSPQPWGF; via the exons ATGGAGCAGATGAGAGCGAAACTGCAAGAGGCCGAGGAACAGCAGGGGATTCTCCGGGCCGAGGAGAGAAAGTTCGGCGCTGAACTGGCAGAACGCTCGCTGGCCATGGAGGTCGCCTCCATGGCCCGGCAACTCCAGGACCTGCTTCCCCGGAAGGCTGGCAGGCTTAGCTTCTCCCAGGGGCCACACAG GAGTCCGGCTGTCTTCTCCTCTGGCCACACGCTCCCGGCCGTGCGAGAAATTTGTCAGGACACGCAGCACTACCTCCAGGAGCTGAGACACGAGGCGGAGATGCAGGAGCACGAAATCCTTCCGGTCCAGAAGGAGAAG GGCTGTTACCCCCACCTGCGCTCTTCCTGCTCCAGACTGCTAAATGGAACATCTTTCTCTAGCCAGAGCGGTTTTAGCACCCCAAAACTCTTGCGTCTCCTGCAGGGCCAGATCCGAGACCTGCGGGCAGAGAAGGCAGGGTACCACGGAGGCAGCCCGGACCACCTCTGCGTGTTCCGGGAGGATCTGGCCAACACAGACACAGAAGCAAA AGGCAACAGACTCTGGGGACCTCACCCTCTCCACTGCATGGGAAAAGCTCCTGGAATTAGAACCCCCACTGGTAGCGGAGAAGAGCAAGACAGCAAGCAGGCTGCAAAAGAGTTGCCCACCCATGGAGCTTTGTTTGCAGCAGGGACGATGACATTTCAGTGCTCCAGATGTTTCGGATTGCAGAGCCCACAACCCTGGGGATTTTGA
- the LOC144584735 gene encoding uncharacterized protein LOC144584735 isoform X1: MEQMRAKLQEAEEQQGILRAEERKFGAELAERSLAMEVASMARQLQDLLPRKAGRLSFSQGPHSLSFPRSPAVFSSGHTLPAVREICQDTQHYLQELRHEAEMQEHEILPVQKEKGCYPHLRSSCSRLLNGTSFSSQSGFSTPKLLRLLQGQIRDLRAEKAGYHGGSPDHLCVFREDLANTDTEAKGNRLWGPHPLHCMGKAPGIRTPTGSGEEQDSKQAAKELPTHGALFAAGTMTFQCSRCFGLQSPQPWGF; this comes from the exons ATGGAGCAGATGAGAGCGAAACTGCAAGAGGCCGAGGAACAGCAGGGGATTCTCCGGGCCGAGGAGAGAAAGTTCGGCGCTGAACTGGCAGAACGCTCGCTGGCCATGGAGGTCGCCTCCATGGCCCGGCAACTCCAGGACCTGCTTCCCCGGAAGGCTGGCAGGCTTAGCTTCTCCCAGGGGCCACACAG TTTGTCTTTCCCAAGGAGTCCGGCTGTCTTCTCCTCTGGCCACACGCTCCCGGCCGTGCGAGAAATTTGTCAGGACACGCAGCACTACCTCCAGGAGCTGAGACACGAGGCGGAGATGCAGGAGCACGAAATCCTTCCGGTCCAGAAGGAGAAG GGCTGTTACCCCCACCTGCGCTCTTCCTGCTCCAGACTGCTAAATGGAACATCTTTCTCTAGCCAGAGCGGTTTTAGCACCCCAAAACTCTTGCGTCTCCTGCAGGGCCAGATCCGAGACCTGCGGGCAGAGAAGGCAGGGTACCACGGAGGCAGCCCGGACCACCTCTGCGTGTTCCGGGAGGATCTGGCCAACACAGACACAGAAGCAAA AGGCAACAGACTCTGGGGACCTCACCCTCTCCACTGCATGGGAAAAGCTCCTGGAATTAGAACCCCCACTGGTAGCGGAGAAGAGCAAGACAGCAAGCAGGCTGCAAAAGAGTTGCCCACCCATGGAGCTTTGTTTGCAGCAGGGACGATGACATTTCAGTGCTCCAGATGTTTCGGATTGCAGAGCCCACAACCCTGGGGATTTTGA
- the LOC110082892 gene encoding uncharacterized protein LOC110082892, whose protein sequence is MKEEAEKSKRRQEAILSEKDRELLRLRATISALEAELRDVERLQGDHKRQLERQQDEALREKEKELLHLREALECEKQQVLQEVQSTLLQERKKWEAEARAALQMQREALLEKDRRTQADLRVALEEERKTALALRDETASLHARIQELESQARLFQAEKRVAVEELWEQLQKEKEQALRRFRDDLERVRRA, encoded by the exons ATGAAGGAAGAGGCTGAGAAGAGCAAACGGCGGCAGGAG GCCATCTTGTCCGAGAAGGACCGGGAGCTCTTGAGGTTGCGTGCGACCATCTCTGCTTTAGAGGCTGAGCTGCGTGACGTGGAAAGGCTGCAAGGGGACCACAAGCGCCAGCTGGAGAGGCAGCAGGATGAGGCCTTGCGAGAGAAG GAGAAAGAATTATTGCACCTGCGGGAGGCGCTGGAGTGTGAAAAGCAACAAGTACTGCAAGAG GTGCAGAGCACTCTGCTTcaggagagaaagaagtgggAAGCAGAAGCGAGGGCTGCCCTCCAGATGCAGCGGGAGGCTCTGCTAGAGAAGGACCGGAGGACACAGGCTGACCTCCGGGTAGccctggaggaagagaggaaaactgCCCTTGCTTTGCGGGACGAAACGGCCAGCCTCCACGCG CGGATCCAGGAGCTGGAGAGCCAGGCCCGTTTGTTCCAGGCAGAGAAGAGGGTGGCGGTGGAAGAACtctgggagcagctacagaaggagaaagaacaggCCCTGAGACGCTTCCGGGATGACCTGGAACGGGTGAGGAGAGCGTAG
- the LOC144584736 gene encoding uncharacterized protein LOC144584736, with translation MEELPIPHPQRWGPLAKDHCDHLLDSIDAHLSRLQAQEPDVETEGTGGQAASPSFLSGTTCTSGAADPSKSSGNKDRDASLDESPSFWKEEGPQWPVPPLLAPEGTPRDERASDSICTEDFTAAFYECLVDPLLISSDDKEGSEFDLAATSLEPISRSWAENPDPSQLYEGMQAVLDPHFMGAARKQGVVRSPKEASKGEEGQVSPTLYPEAPLFLGHRPKTHSLEPSGAKISPLGRTFSEETSRATDVLGDVPPGERSLRHQPLKLGEKPVDFTLISRKRGFGCEGLKGSLEWIPDPLENPGRPLLVEDLSPFQALQTVDGAGAETTLFGGDVLARTLGYGHPEKRELNSPTGLSDVTCLRALPGQSCLVSPGGEDKGIIASPRWFSPVMGCKMQRASSSQLKLNWGARADRKASQKRQGLPSDGWMGARTSGNPVCRGRKEDAPEWMENGRSGSGYHELPYLTERGQMENFRGKHGAGGWKLLTEALARKLVGWESVMGWRG, from the exons ATGGAAGAGCTGCCTATCCCGCATCCTCAGAGATGGGGTCCCTTGGCCAAGGACCACTGCGACCACCTCCTGGATTCCATCGATGCACATCTCAGCCGGCTGCAA GCTCAGGAACCCGATGTGGAAACAGAAGGGACCGGCGGGCAGGCagcctccccctccttcctcagTGGAACCACATGCACGTCTGGTGCCGCAG ATCCGAGCAAATCCTCTGGGAACAAAGATCGAGATGCTTCTCTGGACGAGAGCCCATCATTTTGGAAGGAGGAAGGCCCTCAGTGGCCAGTGCCTCCTCTCCTTGCCCCAGAAGGCACCCCAAGAGATGAGAGGGCCTCAGACTCAATATGCACTGAAGATTTCACTGCTGCTTTTTATGAATGCCTGGTGGATCCTCTCCTGATTTCCAGTGATGACAAAGAGGGAAGTGAGTTTGATCTTGCAGCCACATCACTAGAGCCCATTTCCAGGAGCTGGGCTGAAAATCCTGACCCTTCTCAGCTCTATGAGGGCATGCAAGCTGTGCTAGATCCTCATTTCATGGGTGCAGCGAGAAAGCAGGGTGTTGTCCGGTCTCCTAAGGAAGCCTCGAAAGGGGAAGAGGGCCAAGTTTCTCCAACTCTTTATCCAGAAGCGCCTCTGTTCCTGGGTCATCGACCCAAAACGCACAGCCTGGAGCCTTCAGGAGCAAAGATCTCCCCACTTGGCAGGACGTTCTCTGAGGAGACCTCTAGGGCCACGGATGTTCTTGGAGATGTCCCCCCGGGGGAAAGGAGTCTTCGACACCAGCCTCTGAAGTTGGGAGAGAAGCCGGTGGACTTCACGTTGATCTCCAGGAAGAGGGGGTTTGGATGCGAAGGCTTGAAGGGCTCCTTGGAATGGATTCCAGACCCCCTTGAAAATCCAGGCCGCCCGTTGTTGGTGGAAGATCTGAGCCCTTTCCAGGCGCTCCAAACTGTGGACGGAGCAGGTGCTGAAACCACACTGTTTGGGGGTGACGTCCTAGCAAGGACACTGGGATATGGACACCCAGAGAAGAGGGAATTGAACAGCCCAACGGGCTTGTCGGATGTTACCTGTCTTCGTGCCCTGCCTGGTCAAAGCTGTTTGGTGTCACCCGGGGGGGAAGACAAGGGCATAATTGCCAGCCCTCGGTGGTTTTCTCCTGTGATGGGCTGTAAGATGCAGAGGGCGTCCTCCTCCCAGCTTAAGTTGAACTGGGGTGCCAGAGCTGACCGCAAGGCTTCCCAGAAGCGCCAGGGCTTGCCCAGCGATGGCTGGATGGGAGCCAGGACATCCGGAAATCCCGTCTgcagagggaggaaagaggaTGCTCCGGAATGGATGGAAA aTGGCCGCTCAGGGTCCGGGTACCATGAGCTTCCTTACCTGACGGAGCGAGGCCAGATGGAGAACTTCAGAGGCAAACATGGGGCAGGTGGGTGGAAGCTGTTAACAGAAGCTTTAGCAAGGAAACTGGTTGGATGGGAAAGTGTTATGGGATGGAGGGGGTGA